The Callithrix jacchus isolate 240 chromosome X, calJac240_pri, whole genome shotgun sequence genome contains a region encoding:
- the LOC128930681 gene encoding uncharacterized protein LOC128930681: MSFVCGLWILRLNLKLRERGACTALACSCITHVTGWCVHEVPVTGTQTARRVPLRGASGSESATRAGVRCGQAGHRGRRLLFLGQTDSGTVSLTRPVSPPTAAAPWHRQPQRCSRGWPERSQQRRPPQLGWKEVSEGDGSPSPAREKSAAAALENLAVAEPVEPLCVQPNEGRQCNHLTETRALDAPSARMRRRGQ; the protein is encoded by the coding sequence ATGAGCTTTGTCTGTGGGTTGTGGATTCTGAGATTAAACTTAAAACTGAGGGAGCGAGGAGCGTGCACTGCTCTCGCGTGCTCTTGCATCACTCACGTGACTGGATGGTGTGTGCACGAGGTGCCAGTGACCGGGACGCAGACTGCCAGGCGCGTGCCACTGCGAGGGGCATCTGGGTCCGAGTCAGCTACCCGGGCTGGTGTGAGGTGTGGGCAGGCTGGCCACAGGGGTCGGAGGCTGCTCTTCCTCGGCCAGACAGATAGTGGCACTGTCTCGCTCACTCGCCCCGTGTCTCCTCCCACGGCGGCTGCTCCTTGGCATCGCCAGCCTCAGCGCTGCTCCCGGGGCTGGCCAGAGAGAAGTCAGCAGAGACGGCCGCCCCAGCTAGGCTGGAAGGAAGTCAGCGAAGGTGACGGCAGCCCCAGCCCGGCCAGAGAGAAGTCGGCGGCGGCAGCCCTCGAGAATTTGGCGGTGGCGGAACCCGTGGAGCCACTTTGTGTGCAACCCAACGAGGGACGGCAGTGCAACCACCTGACAGAGACCCGAGCGCTCGATGCACCTTCCGCCCGCATGAGGAGGAGAGGCCAGTAG